The Haliaeetus albicilla chromosome 11, bHalAlb1.1, whole genome shotgun sequence sequence GGTCCTGGCCCTGTCAGTGACTGAGTGGGGTCCAGCCCCGGTCAGTGGAGAGGTGCTCTGACGCCCTTTTGACACACCGGCCCGGCAGGAGACACAAGCGGGAGCTGCCGGGCACTGCCTCCCTGGCTgccggagcggggcgggggcggctcTCCGTGCTCCCCCCATCGACCCTCTCGCCCTGCTTCCGTGCGGCCGAGCGCCTGCCTCGGCCCAggcgggcggggcggcccgTGGGTGCGGCCCCTGGGCCGGGGCtgcgccgcccggccccgcctgcgcccgccgccggccggcctGAAAGGGgaaggcgggcgggcggcggctaCTCCCTTCTCACCGCCGCGACTCGGGCCGCGCTCCCAGCGGGACTCGCTGCAGGTGGGTGCCGGCACggctgccggcggggcgggcgagGCGGAGGGGTCCGGGACGGGCGGTCCGAGAGGTAGCCGGCGCGGGAGCAGCTGCGGCCGGTGCTCCTCACCCCCGCCGCCCCATCCTTCCCttcccgtcccgtcccgccggGGCGGCTCTCGGCCCCACCTCTCTGTCGGGGCGCCCGCGGCGAGCCCTGGGgagcgccccgccgccgccggtgcGAGCGCGGCCCAGAGCTGCGGCgtccgccccgccgccggccgtCCCGCCCGGCTGCCGTGCGAGCAGGAGGGTCCTTCTGCCCCCGGGCGCTCGCGGCGGCAGCGGGGTCAGTGGGCTGCGCGGACGGGTTCGCTCAGTGTGAGCTGCGGGCGCAGGCGGTGGGAGCGCCCGCGGGTGCTGCACGGCCGCCGGTGGCGCCCCGGCAGAACGCTGAAGGGCTGGATCGAACTTTCTGAGCTAATGGCAGAGGCGCCTGAACgcttctctgctgctgggagggaggaagggagggagggcaaCGGTCTGAGTTCCCAGCTGTCAGCTTGGCCCTGACTGCCGGGAATTGTGTGAAGAGCCTGTGTGACTTCAACAGGGCTACTGAAGGGCACGAGTTAAGCATCTGCTTAACTGTGCAGGATCAGAGCCTTGGCACCTGGACAAATGTTCAAAGCGCTTTCGTGTGACTTGCTTCATCTTCCTCTAGGAGATTAGATCTCAGGAGTGTCTTCCCTCTCTTgttctgcctcttcttcctaTGCATCCCTCCTCAACCTTTGTTTTTGGCCGCTCAGCCAGGTCTCATTCCTCCGGTGCGCTCAGAGCCAAGGagctgtttggtttgggttttttgcgGGGggattggttttgttttgttgggggttttttggggtttgttttgttttgttttttttacgTGAGGGTGTCAATTGCTTCATTGAAGATAAGACTCATCTCTAGCTTCTCCACTTCTGTAATTCTGTCAAATGTGATCAGACTTGTCTGTCAGGACTTTATCAATCCCCAGTGCTTGCTACACAAGGTTTCACAACCTTCTGGGATGTTTAAtaacttttgttttaatgtgacacttctctgcagaaagaagctgaaatgaCAGGGCAGTAAATGGAAAACTCTTTTCCTCTCCACCCCTCTTGACCGCTTCTCTAAAGTTTGGTCACTTGTATCTCTCCAGTTTTCTCTGCAGTCTCAAGAACTTGTTCAACTTGGTTGTCATGCAGACATAACCCCTTCTTAAGACCAAAACGTGCACTGAACTGTTGTGTGCTCTCACTTCAAGATCTATGGCTCACATGAATATTTGGAAATGGCCCCAAGCCTTTCTGTCTCTTGCATCCAGGGATTACAAATAATGTTCTTAAGTACTTCCACACTGCAGACCTGAGACCGCTCACAAGGAGCATGGCCTCACATCAGCCACTTCTGTCTTGGCAACCGTGCTGCAAGTTGAGGGGAAAAGGCCATCTGGAACAACTTGCTGTTGCAGAGCACCGTCATGTCACAAATCACTTCTGTCCCTTTCAGAAGACAACCAGGAAGCCTGTGGACATGGAGTAGGAGGAAGCTCGCTTACCACCTGGACAGATTAAATGTATGACAAGAGGCCAAATGGGAAAGCAGATCTGCGGTGTTTGACACCATCCCCCAGCTCAAGTTCTTGAAGGTGTGTGTAGTTTCAAATACCTTGATAGCTGAGATACAgatctttattttctcagttgttACAGACCGGTGTTTTCTTTAGTACCATGGTTCCCTGGCTGTGACCTATGGACTGCCAGCCTCCCACTGGCCCACAGATTCCCACCTTGCCTGTAGACCTTCCTCCATGAAACTCTGATGAGCCAGGAAGGGTGTTGAAGATGGCCAAGGTCCCAAAAGCTTGGAACTGAGTGGGGACTACATCAACTGTTGTCCAAAATGGATGAGGATAAAAAGAACACTTCTGATGCTGTTGTGTGGAAGCAGCAGCACCGAGTGTGGTATAAAGTATGAGTTATTCTGATGCTGACCTGATCACTGCTGTGGTTGTTCCCTTTGGTCTTCTGGGGATCTGggttttcttcattctttgtGTTTCTTGTGGGCCACCATGAAGATGTCCAAAGAAAAATGCTAGAAAGGTATGCTGTTTTGAGCGGACCATCTGTGCACTGTTCACTCTGTGTGCGAACAATATTTTTAGAAACTCAGGGCTGTGGGCTGCCCGGGGAGGCTTATATTTGAAGtggagtcttttttttcttgctcattGTTTTCTACACTAAAATACTAATACTAGTATTAGTATACTGTAATACTAATGTTAGTATTTTAGGTTTAGTGTTATTTACCCAGGTGACTCTGGTGAAGCAGGAGTCTGTGACAATCCAAAACCAGAGCACAGAAGCCCACCAAGCACTGGGTTGGATGTGATTGAGGTTAGACTCCCCTGCTTCAACATATGCTTATTAAGTTTACTTTATACAGTGTTGTACCTTCTAGGTTTTTACTAGAGATTCCTCTGGGCATCTCCTGCTTGTAGTGTGATGTCTTCCTGCAGTGGCAGAACTGGTCTCAGAACTGCATACCCACCTACTTGTATGGAGTTTTGGCTTCCATAAATTAGCCACAACTGGGTTGGCTGCCATCAACCTGATGGTAGCAGATggtcctgttttttttctggatcaTACCCAACAGGTGAGGCAAACTTTGGTCTCTTATTCCGGGAAGAGTTTTGAGCATCCAAGTGAAGATGCCTTTTCCTTTCGGCTTCAAATTAATTGTGCTGCTTTGTTAACTCTTGAGAAGTTTACAGTGAAAACAGCTCTTCTTATTGTGACCAAGAGCTGGATAGAGACTAGGATGCAGGAGGGGAAATAATTCAGCCCCATGGATACAGGCTTCCAAGTCCTAGGCAGTAACTAGGTAATACAAAAtacaggaggagagggagagatgtAAATGGCAGGGTCCTTGCACTGGTGTCTCCTGCCCTTTCTTCGTGGGCTTCTCTGCCTAGACTGCTGTCAGAGGCTTTAGTACTTCAACCTAATAAAAGGCACCAGAATTAAAGAAATGTTTATCTTTAGAGCTGTAGCTGTTCAGTTACTTCACTTAAGTTAAACTGATGTAATCTTCCATCAATATCAAAGTCATACCCTGTGAAACATGTTAAATAGGGCAAAATCAAGGGGCAATTTTCAGCCCATTAAGAGATTTCTCAGGGGGGTTTCAGAGGGCTGTTTTCTCTCTATTCCCTTTCTGCTGCCTCCCATTTCAATTTCAGTGCATTGCTGTGGCTTTGAAAGCAAACTCCCACCAGCTGCGGGTGGCCAGGTGTACAGGaagggggatgctgctgcccgcAGTGGCAGCCATGAGAGGGTTTCCCCCTGCCCACCTCTCCTGCAGCAGGCTCTGGTCCTGGCTCTTACCTgggtgcctgccctgcccttcccactgcagcagtGAAGCTTAAAGCCTCTGTGGCATGGGCctttttaatagttttcttGAACCCTGACTTCTGGCTGTAATGTTAACTGTGGTGTTAGGGGGATTGCTCTGTGTAAATCAGCCAGTCAGCGTGGCTTTACTGAGCGCTTGTCATGAAAACAGGGAAAGGTCTATTCTCTCTTTACAAGCCTTCTCCTTACAGTGGCAGTGTTATTTCTTGCAATATTTATGATTTAGCCCCTAGCCTAGGACTTCCAGATCACAAATGAGGAGGGGGTTCtacctgctctgctctcagaTCTAGTGTGGGATCTGTTGTTTATCTGGATTTCACAACTCTGCCAAGGTGCAGGCTGTGAATTCTCATCCCTGCAGAATCGTGTTCCTGTGCCCAATGGTTTGGAGGTTTCTGTTGAAGACCACCTGCCTGCAGCCCGACAGTGGGTGCAGGATTCTGAACTCCCATAGCCAGagggctgggctgcagccagcacccCATGCTGCGGAAGGTGCTGCGCTGGCCACAGCACCTGCCCTTGCTGGAGGATCCTGCTGCAAAGCCTATGGGGCAGCTTTGTTTCTCAGTGTTGGCAAGATGTAAAGTGGGGAAGCGAGCAGGTAGATTTTGAGCCTTCCCTCATCTAGGCCATTTAGCCCTTGTGTGCATAAGGTCTGGGTCTTCTTTCCCCTTTGCTATCAACCTGAGATTCTAACAGTGACCAGTTGCTGAACAAGGGGTGGAGAGCAGAGTACTGCCCTTTGAGCTGATAGTTATGCCTTGATTATATCCCAGGAGCACTAAAAAGCAGCGATGTGCCTGGTTGGAACCCTGCTTGATGTATCCAGCACAGATCTAAGGCTGGAGCTGTGGCCAGGGTACATCTCTGGGCATGGCCAGAGCAGAGATTAGCTCTGGTGGTAGAGCTGGGGTAGGAAAAAAGGTCCCTTCCTGCAGCCTGGCATCCTCTCACCACTTAGGAAGATTTACAGCCTCCCTTGTGGCCTGGCCAGGGAGAAGGGGTTCCCGGGCCAGCACCCTTAGGGATTGCTCCTGATGTTAGAAGGGATGAAGCAGCCAACAGCAGTTTGCAGGTCTCCTGTGTCAACATGTGCTCCTGGCCTGAGGGCTGAGATTGACAGCTTacttttcatttggattttggTAGCCCACAGCAGgtcccagcagagctgagggTCTCAGAAATGTCTGGCACGTAGGTCCATGGCAGGACATGTTCCTTGCTGAAGATGGGTGacaaattttttctttaaataacttGCACTGTTTCTTCATCTTGTTGCCCAATGAGAAAACACCCCACCCCACATATAAAACcactttttctgctcttctcagCATACTTATGCGTGTGTATGACCTACCAGGTGCCCCAGGACAAGCCTACACCTGTTCCTGTCATGGAGCCTGTCCTGAGCTCCCCACTGTCCTGGAGAAGGCCAGCAGTACAGAGCTGCcatccctccctttctcccctgGAAGCTGCATGGGCTCTGGATCTGCTGTGCAATGTTGCAGCCAAATGCTTTACCTTCTCTGGTGTTGAGCAGGATAAATCCCCTTTGGGCCTCTCAAGTAAGCAGAGAACTAGACCAACTTTGTGGGCTGTAGCTCCCTGGTGGCCAGCGCTGCTGGCATGGGCCAGCCTGttcctgctggcagggaggcaggaTTTTGGGCAGATCCTTACTTTCCTCGCGGGGCTTCTGCTCTCTTCTCTCCAGCCCATCACCTTTGTGTCCATCCTCCTGGAGCTCATGCTCTGTGGGCCCAACTACCCCCTTGGTATCTGCTAGCATTTCTCATGTTTCTCATCACTTCGGCAGGCACAGCCACCCAGTTGGCCCTGGGTGGGAAGGGTGGGAGTCCAAGCACTGGTAGGAGTTGCCTGTGAAACAGCGTAGGGTCTCAGCCACTGActgctctgtttctttctcaTGTCCTGTCCCCACAGGAAAGCAATGCGGTGGGAGTATGGCACTTTTACTCTCCCATGTCTGCACCCCCACATGCTATCTCTGGCCACAGATATCCAGCTGCTGAGGGGAGTCTGAAGATGGTATTTAGCAGGATCTTATCTGGGACTTTCTTTCCTGCCTCTTAATTGATCAAGCAATAGTGGAGAGACTGGCAGAAAATCTTGTACCAAATTCTTCTCTACCACATCCGTGCAGTCCTCCTGGGGCTTAGTGTGTGGGGCCATCCAAAATCCACTTATAATTGTTCCTATCGTaacttctccccccccacccttcccaGCATGTCTGAACTGGGTCCTCAGGACACAGCTCTGCTTCTGACTATTCCCAAATAATTATCATGTAATTCTTCTCCTAAAATAATGTAAGGTGTGGGTGAGGCGCGTTCGCTTCCAGTGATGTAGCAACATCCCTTACACAACAAAAATGTTGGGTGTTTCACCAAACCAGGAATGGAATGATAGCCGTAGGAGTGTGACTAAGGGGCATCAGTGTGCCACGGGTGTTGCACGTTATCTGTGGGGCTGCTTTCTGGGTTTGCCTTCTTCCAGTGCATCAGCATCCTGGCACctgctttcccttcccagctcTTTCCCCAAGTCTCCCCATCATCCCACAGCTGATCTGTAGCAGAGCAGCTCTCTGTCCAGATCCCTGCTGCACTCTCTGGGATTGCGGTTCCTCTTGGAGGGTCCTGCTGTGACCTGGGCTCACTCCCACCCTGTCTGTGCTGAGCAAGGTGGTTTGCCAGCCTTGCGAGGGCCAAAGCCGCAGTCTGCGTCTCGGCATTTCCACCAGGCTCTGCAGGCCTCCCAGTGAGCTTGCACAGACATCAAGGGCTCAGAGGGAACCAGCCATTCTGGCTGGgcagaaatagaaatgaaatcCAGCTGTGCCTGTTCTGTAGCAGTAACGGGGGATTGAGCAGCAAGTGTCTCTGCTGGTGCTGAGACCCAGCAGAGCTCCTCCAGCCACTCTGCCTCTCTAACTCTCTGCAAGTCAGTCCGCTAGTTTTTGAGGCTTAGGACTACAAAGGAGAGGTTTTGAATTTCTGGAAATCTCCCCTGATACACCCTGatatctgacttttttttttttattttttttttaatcttttgtggctttttaaaaattgggtTTTGGTATTTGTTgatttgttggttgtttttttttctccagtgatgAACTCCAgactgctctcctctcccagctcGTGAGCTTCTGGCTGGCAGCTACAATCCCAGTTGTTAGTTGTCCAAGTACATGACAGAGCATTTAATACTATATTAATGGCATGTTTCTCTCCTTGCAGTGATGAAGGTGATGGTGCTACCATGCcctgctgctcttctcttccTAGTGGCTGCATTCACTCCAGAGCCAATGCACTGTGCCAAGGTGCTGATCATGCCCACCATAGTCTTTGACAGCCACTTGCGAGTCTTTATGCGAGTGGCAGAGGCACTGACTGACAGGGGCCATGACCCTGTGCTACTTCTTCATGAGGGTCGGGATGTGGAAACCTACCTGCCTGGCTTCCGTGTGCAGAGGTACTGGGGTATCTTCAGTACAGAGAGTGCGGATGCCTGGGTGCAGGAGAAGATAAAGCGTGTCTTCCAGGGGAAGATGACCTCTCTggagatgttttcctttttggagAAGTACCTGGAAAACTGTGACCTAGTGCTGGGAAACTCTACCCTTCTGCAGAAACTCCAGTGTGAGCACTTTGACCTGCTGTTGGTGGACCCCAATGAGATGTGCGGCTTTATCCTGGCCCACATCCTCCACGTCAAATATGCTGTGATCTCCACTGGTTTCTGGTTCCCAGCGGAGATTGGTGCCACTTCACCCATTGCCTATGTCCCTGAGTTCAACTCCCTGATGACAGACAGGATGGGCTTCTTTGGTAGGACTTGGAATCTCCTAGTCTACATGATCACTCGTGTGGCTACAAAGCTGGTCATCCTGCCTAAGTTTGAACGTCTCATGGAGAAGCATAGGGTGGAGCCCAAGACATCCATGTTGGACCTTGTCCATGGAACTagtctctttttcctctgtaatgATGTGGTGCTGGACTTTCCCCGTCCGACACTGCCCCACGTCATTTTCACAGGTGGGATCCTCGCTGAGCCTGCAAAGCCCCTTCCAGTGGTAAGTGCAGGAATGCTttgagaatcatagaatcatttaggttggaaaagaccttcaagatcatcaagtccaaccatcatccatgtTTGGATCcctccaccactaaaccatgttctggagtaccttgtctatgcactttttgaacacctccagggatggtgactcaaccacttccctgggcagcctattccaatgtctgacaaccccctcagtaaagaaatttttcctaatatccaacctaaatctcccttgccacaacttgaggccatttcctctcatcctatctccagccacctgacagaagagaccagcacccacctcactacaaccccccttcaggtagctgtagagagcgataaggtctcccctcagcctcctcttctctagactaaacagccccagctccctcagccgctcctcataagacttatgctccaggcccctcaccaacttgattgcccttctctggacatgttccagcaactcaatgtctttcctgtagtgaggggcccaaaactgagcacagtactcaaggtgcagcctcaccagtgccaaacacaggggaacaatcacctccctgctcctgctggctgcactatttctgatgcagaccaggatgccgttggccttcttggaCACCTGGGCACTCTGCTGgttcatattcagctggctgtcaaccagcacccccaggtctttgCTGGGCAGCTGTGATTGCACATTAACCTGAGGAGTTATTCAGTGCAAATCTTCTTTTGAAGAATGTTGTAAAAGCTCTGAAGCCctaggagtctggaaagcagctgtgttttAGTGCTTGGGTGCAGCAGGGAGACGGGGAACACTGAGGACAGTAGGGTTGCAGGGAGGATGTAGAATTACGTTGTCTGCTCTGAAGTGGGATTTGGCTTCACTGTCCATGTAAAATGGTGTGTGGAAGTCCTAAATTGGCAGTGTTGCCCCTGGGACTTGATCATAAGTATTTTGTTCCTATACTTGAAGCGGAAATGGGAAGAACAACTAGTCTTCATTGCTTCATCACTCATTTATGTCAATCCAGAATTTCCTCCTTAATCCTATTTCTTGCAGGGTGTTTCTGCCCTCAAAACTGTAGTCTTAAGAACCTATAGGAGAGAGCTGTGCTTATTCCTTCATCAAATTCAGTGTGGAATCCCAAAGCGTACAAAACTGAAGCATATCATCCCCTTTTTCTCATGGTCCAGCCCTGAAGGAAAACCCACTAGGCATCCAGGAGGCTTTCTTTAGCCTGTACCTCACTATCCCCAGTAATAAATTTGGAGGGACAAGCTCTTAAAGCCTCCAACTGAAGACAATATTGGAACAGAGCAGGACCTGTCTGCCATTCCTCCCATTGCCTTACCATTTTTACAAACACTGGGGGGAAATAAACCTGGATAATGACACTTGGGCAGTCAGGTTGCCCTGCTGTCCTGACTAAGGGACTGAAATAGAGATAAGATTTGAGTTTCAAGTGATTAGAGGCCTGTCAAGATCTCTGATGGCAGCTTTAATAGAGACTGTGGGTGCCAATTTTTTCCagttgaaaggaaaaagtgagGTCAGGTGCTTTAGAACAGAAGTTCTCCAGATGTGTACGGCTGCACATCACCCTTTCCTCTGTGGCACGACATACAGATAACACAATGCATGTAGGGTGCTCCAAAAGCTGTGTCAGAGTGGCTGCCTCACAGCTCTTGCAAAACACTGGCTTGGTCCAATCTGGCCACATACACGCCTGCCTTATAAAGAAGGGAGTTGTTTGCTAGGGCATTACTCATGTGCTTCACAGCTTCCAGAACAGATCCCAGGGCGCCTAAGGGAAGAATGATGGAGATAAGTCCGGAACCCTGCAGTAGGTGGTGGCTTTCATGCTAGCAGGCAGGCATGTCTGTGTCCAGGTTGTGGGATGCCAGCAGAAGAGAGGGCCTCTGTAGGTCTAGCTGTAGCTTAAGGAATCTCCCATCTGAACTGGAGCAGAGTTATGCAATTAAGGTGTTTATTTCCTTGCATTTGAGACACCGTGATTGCGAGTTCCTCTAATTAGGAAATACAGATATGTATTTGAGAAATGGCGAGAACCATGCTTCCCTAGCAACTTCAGTACTGTTTCTGACAGTCGAATGTTAAGGCCCAATTATAATGGATAACATAATCATCTATTTTATGAGTCATTGtacttttatttagaaaagtaAAACTAGCACTTTCTCTTCTTTAACAGTTTTAGTGGTTGTATTGCTCAAAGGATGTGAAACTCAAGAGAATGGAGAAACCAAAATCCCTCagttgaaaacttttttattcttGGTTGTCGGGttgttttagggcttttttaagcatttctgCAAAGATAGGTTTGAGTCTCTGAAGCATAAAACAAAGGACAAATATCCCCAGAGAGTAACAGTAAAATGTGCTTTGTAATTCTTCTGTACTATGATCCCCCAACCTGTAGACCACTATAAATAAGCTGTTCTGAATTAATCAtcctatttctttcctttaataacaggaagaatttttttctttttgcccttcATGTTCTTCTACGGTGTTTATTTCAAGGAAGTATTCATATTCAAAGACAGATTTTATGAAACTTCCCTAAAATGCTGCTGACTGTGATATATGGGAAACTTGAAGCAGGACAGAATCCATAATGAGAAATAGGCTCAGCCCAGCCTGGCATAAAAGGGAACAGTCTGTGTTTGCTCCACAGCAGCTGTAGTGGCTGATTtcttctccctgcagccttCTGGCACCAGTTGAAAAAAGTATGGACTCTATTCTAGACACACACCTGTTTATGTAGCATTACAGGTAGCCTCTAAAGGAAGGACAAAAAACTGTGGGTTTTGCTGGAGCTGTAGCTACCTCTCTGCCTAGTGACCAAAACCTAAATCTGCTACCTGCAAGTAACTGTCAAGGATGGATATAACTCTCCTGGCAAGATGGCAAAACCTTCTGCCACCTCCAGGAGCCTTTGACATTGGAGAGTTAGCGAGGAATCTCCAGTGAGAGGttcttcccagccctgcctgcctgatGTTTTGTCTGTTGCATCAGCCTACAGCTGGAGACCCTGACAGGCCTCCTGCCTTAGTACTGATGGAAAATAGCCTTCCTCTTTTTACTCCAATTTCCTTCTTGCTCTGGCTGCTCCTATGTGGGCCCTATGTTTTCAGAGCTCTCCTCGCCAATGAGCAATTGTGTTACCCCCAAAGCAGGAGGTAATGCTATGAAATGCAAGTTTTGGACACCTCCCTGCAAGCTCCCAGGCCCAGCAGGTACTCAAATAATTTCTGCCTGGCTGGGTGCAGAAATCACAGCAGTTTTAGAGTTTGTTGCGTGGTGAAAACCACATAGCTTTGTGCTCCAGGTAGATTTGGTATCATCCTTCATGGATAACTTTCTACTGGCAGAAACAACAGTGGGAAGGGCTTTTCTCCCACAAGACTTCAAGGCACCTCTGTGTTTTTTCCCACAGGGTCTGCGTCTCTGGGTGGAAGCAGCAGATGCGGGTGTTGTTGTTGTCTCCTTTGGCATTGGGATCCGAGCCCTTCCAAGTGATTTGGTGGAGAAGATGGCTGGCGCATTTGCTCGCCTCCCACAGAGGGTGGTGTGGAGGTGAGGAGGGAATGGGATTCCTTTTAATTCTAGCTGGATGAAAATCAATATTGAGAGGTGATTCATCTCAAAACACAGAATTTGTTTCCACTTCTTGATCTGATTGAATTTATAATtgttctctgtgtgtttcttttcccttttttccccctcctttatctcctcccacagatACTTTGGGCAGAAGCCAAGAAACCTGGGTGAGAATACGCTGATGATGGGGTGGCTGCCCCAGAATGACCTGCTAGGTAAGGctgggctgtgtgtgtgtgtgtgctgctaGCAACATCCCTGGAGTTTAGCCCAAACCACAGCAAAGACACACAAGGACAACAGCACCTGTGTGGGTCTAAGTCTGCTGCTTGTTGTGAGCCTGATCTGTACAAAACATGGTCCTCACCTAATGCCTGCTTGAAGCTGCATCTTGGCCCCtatctccctcctcctccaggcactACTCAGCAAGTTTTGGGCTGCCAAAAGCCAGGTGTGTTCCCAAAGGGTAACATCCTCTCTGCTTAGCATGCTTGGTTTTCCCTAAACATATACCAAGGCTGTGTGTTGAAGAAGCTAGCAGTAGCCCTGTTTCAGCATGGAAGGCACTGACCTGCTGCCGTTTCTTTGCCTGCAGGCCATCCCAATGTGAAAGCCTTTGTCAGCCACTGCGGAATGAACGGTGTATTTGAAGCAATTTATCATGGTGTACCAGTGGTGGGATTTCCTTTCTATGGGGACCAGTTTGACATCATGACCAGAGTACAGGCAAAGGGCAT is a genomic window containing:
- the LOC104315039 gene encoding 2-hydroxyacylsphingosine 1-beta-galactosyltransferase yields the protein MKVMVLPCPAALLFLVAAFTPEPMHCAKVLIMPTIVFDSHLRVFMRVAEALTDRGHDPVLLLHEGRDVETYLPGFRVQRYWGIFSTESADAWVQEKIKRVFQGKMTSLEMFSFLEKYLENCDLVLGNSTLLQKLQCEHFDLLLVDPNEMCGFILAHILHVKYAVISTGFWFPAEIGATSPIAYVPEFNSLMTDRMGFFGRTWNLLVYMITRVATKLVILPKFERLMEKHRVEPKTSMLDLVHGTSLFFLCNDVVLDFPRPTLPHVIFTGGILAEPAKPLPVGLRLWVEAADAGVVVVSFGIGIRALPSDLVEKMAGAFARLPQRVVWRYFGQKPRNLGENTLMMGWLPQNDLLGHPNVKAFVSHCGMNGVFEAIYHGVPVVGFPFYGDQFDIMTRVQAKGMGILMDWSRVKEEDLYQAVVTVTSDPSYRKAAKIISALHLDRPMHALNRTVYWLEYILRHDGAPYLRPAVYDLSLYEYFCLDILALLLLCLASIGFILYKSVVWCRRKKASPVYQNGNCMKGHFTEEKKLQ